A DNA window from Brassica napus cultivar Da-Ae chromosome A4, Da-Ae, whole genome shotgun sequence contains the following coding sequences:
- the LOC106450238 gene encoding zinc finger protein ZAT11 produces the protein MMKRERSEFEVSIKNLDIAKCLMILSQTSSMVKQIGVNQYTETNTSNRFECKTCNKRFSSFQALGGHRASHKKPKLTVDQKVVKQYLTKDGTQAHECTICGQSFGTGQALGGHMRRHRSSMMVEPSELISPVIHNMPVLKRCSSSKRVLSLDLNLTPLENDLEILFGKTFFPNIDMKFVV, from the coding sequence ATGATGAAGAGAGAACGATCTGAGTTCGAAGTGTCCATCAAGAATCTAGACATTGCTAAATGTCTAATGATACTGTCTCAAACCTCCTCCATGGTCAAACAGATTGGTGTGAATCAATATACCGAGACCAATACAAGTAACCGGTTCGAATGCAAAACGTGTAACAAGAGATTCTCTTCGTTTCAAGCCCTTGGTGGCCACCGGGCTAGCCATAAGAAGCCAAAGCTGACCGTTGACCAAAAGGTGGTGAAACAATATCTTACCAAAGACGGAACTCAAGCCCATGAGTGTACAATATGCGGTCAGAGTTTTGGGACCGGACAGGCTTTAGGCGGTCACATGAGACGGCATAGGTCAAGCATGATGGTGGAGCCATCGGAGCTCATCTCTCCTGTGATTCATAACATGCCGGTTCTGAAACGATGTagtagtagcaagagggttttGTCTTTGGATTTGAATTTAACTCCCTTAGAGAATGATCTTGAAATTCTTTTTGGGAAGACGTTTTTCCCCAACATAGATATGAAGTTTgttgtttag